One Gaiellales bacterium DNA segment encodes these proteins:
- a CDS encoding VWA domain-containing protein — protein sequence MSFSWPWALLALLVIPLVFAVWWLTRRRRRRSVLRVTSITLVRTAVPGRSRWRRRIPAALLTLGLAVLAVGAARPQATVPVASSSATIMLALDVSGSMCSTDVQPNRITAAEQAASAFIKSQTGGPRMGLVAFASAAIVLVPPMSDTKQLLSALDGLTTSFGTAIGAGIVTSLDAIAQVDPSVAPTGATVTRPRGAGYADDVIVVLTDGSNNRGVDPQIAAKEAARRGVRVFTIGYG from the coding sequence GCCGTGGGCGCTGCTCGCGCTCCTCGTCATTCCCCTGGTTTTCGCCGTCTGGTGGCTGACCCGGCGCAGGCGCAGGCGCTCCGTGCTCCGGGTGACCTCGATCACGCTCGTCCGGACAGCCGTGCCTGGCCGCTCGCGCTGGCGGCGGCGCATCCCCGCAGCGTTGCTCACGCTTGGTCTGGCCGTGCTTGCGGTCGGCGCCGCCCGCCCGCAGGCAACCGTCCCGGTCGCGTCGTCGTCCGCGACGATCATGCTCGCCCTAGACGTATCTGGCTCCATGTGCTCCACCGACGTACAGCCGAACCGGATCACCGCCGCCGAGCAAGCGGCCAGCGCTTTCATCAAGTCCCAGACGGGCGGCCCGCGCATGGGCCTGGTCGCGTTCGCGAGTGCCGCCATCGTTCTCGTCCCGCCCATGTCGGATACCAAGCAGCTGCTCAGCGCGCTCGATGGTCTCACTACCTCGTTCGGCACCGCCATCGGCGCAGGCATTGTGACCTCGCTCGACGCCATCGCGCAGGTCGATCCGTCAGTCGCGCCGACCGGTGCGACCGTGACCCGCCCCCGCGGCGCCGGCTACGCCGACGACGTGATCGTCGTGCTCACCGACGGCTCGAACAACCGGGGGGTCGACCCGCAGATCGCGGCGAAGGAGGCCGCCCGCCGGGGCGTGCGCGTCTTCACGATCGGCTACGG